One region of Bradyrhizobium betae genomic DNA includes:
- the ybeY gene encoding rRNA maturation RNase YbeY, whose product MTEVLVVADCWQREPDSEAVIQRAVAAAAETVDEDVAGAEVAVMLTDDAGIRTLNSNWRGLDKPTNVLSFPALQPEAEWKPGDAPRMLGDIAIAYETMRREADEEHKPFDHHLSHLAVHGFLHLIGFDHENDDEAEEMEALETQILAHLGIPDPYADRAGTH is encoded by the coding sequence ATGACCGAGGTCCTTGTCGTTGCCGATTGCTGGCAGCGCGAGCCCGATTCCGAAGCCGTGATCCAGCGCGCCGTTGCGGCCGCCGCCGAAACTGTCGACGAGGACGTCGCGGGCGCGGAAGTGGCCGTGATGCTGACCGATGATGCCGGCATCCGCACCCTCAACAGCAACTGGCGCGGCCTCGACAAGCCGACCAACGTCCTGTCGTTTCCCGCGCTCCAGCCGGAGGCCGAATGGAAGCCGGGCGATGCGCCGCGCATGCTCGGCGACATCGCGATCGCCTACGAGACCATGCGGCGCGAGGCGGACGAGGAACACAAGCCGTTCGATCATCATTTGAGCCATCTCGCCGTGCATGGTTTCCTGCATCTGATCGGCTTCGACCACGAGAACGACGACGAGGCGGAGGAGATGGAAGCGCTGGAGACGCAGATCCTGGCTCATCTCGGCATCCCCGACCCCTATGCAGACCGTGCAGGGACGCATTGA
- a CDS encoding PhoH family protein: MQVPPETQVVIDFDDNRAASALVGPYGQHLAQIERRLGVVVDSKGNHITIGGSRDGCDAARRVLETLYAQAVKGQDLDQGEVEGAIRAVIAQGSLFEFDAKSAKSTFDSINLRKRPVRARTAAQDSYIRALKRHELVFGIGPAGTGKTWLAVAHAAQLFERKEVDKIILSRPAVEAGERLGFLPGDLREKVDPYLRPIYDALYDLMDARIVERALQTGEIEIAPLAFMRGRTLTNAAIILDEAQNTTSMQMKMFLTRLGENSRMIVTGDPSQIDLPNGQTSGLAEATRLLSGVEGIAQVHFKAEDVIRHELVARIVSAYEGQPQRPAAGKF; the protein is encoded by the coding sequence ATGCAAGTACCGCCCGAGACCCAGGTCGTCATCGACTTCGACGACAATCGCGCGGCGTCCGCGCTGGTCGGCCCCTACGGCCAGCACCTGGCGCAGATCGAGCGGCGGCTCGGCGTCGTCGTCGATTCCAAGGGCAACCACATCACCATCGGCGGTTCGCGCGACGGCTGCGATGCCGCCCGCCGCGTGCTGGAGACGCTCTACGCCCAGGCCGTGAAGGGACAGGATCTCGACCAGGGCGAGGTCGAGGGCGCGATCCGTGCGGTGATCGCCCAAGGCTCGCTATTCGAGTTCGACGCCAAGTCGGCCAAGTCGACCTTCGACAGCATCAATTTGCGCAAGCGCCCGGTGCGCGCGCGCACGGCGGCGCAGGATTCCTACATCCGGGCGCTGAAGCGCCACGAACTGGTGTTCGGCATCGGTCCCGCCGGCACCGGCAAGACCTGGCTCGCGGTGGCGCACGCCGCGCAGCTGTTCGAGCGCAAGGAGGTCGACAAGATCATCCTGTCGCGCCCGGCGGTGGAAGCCGGTGAGCGGCTCGGCTTCCTGCCCGGCGACCTCCGCGAGAAGGTCGATCCCTATCTGCGCCCGATCTACGACGCACTCTATGATCTCATGGATGCACGCATCGTCGAGCGCGCACTGCAGACCGGCGAGATCGAGATCGCGCCGCTGGCCTTCATGCGCGGCCGCACGCTGACCAACGCCGCCATCATCCTGGACGAGGCGCAGAACACCACATCGATGCAGATGAAGATGTTCCTGACCCGTCTTGGCGAGAACAGCCGCATGATCGTGACGGGCGATCCCTCGCAGATCGACCTGCCGAACGGCCAGACCTCGGGCCTCGCCGAGGCGACCCGGCTGCTGAGCGGCGTCGAAGGCATTGCGCAAGTTCATTTCAAGGCCGAGGACGTGATCCGCCACGAACTCGTGGCGCGGATCGTCTCCGCCTATGAAGGGCAGCCGCAGCGGCCGGCCGCCGGTAAATTCTGA